A window of Accipiter gentilis chromosome 24, bAccGen1.1, whole genome shotgun sequence contains these coding sequences:
- the CENPI gene encoding centromere protein I, giving the protein MERRQSFKTQKQPLQVHRKNQTDLSAWRKGGRIDPEKNVQNNQSPNNQKNDSKQGSLEQALSYFEKVQDRVSLKKNSVLQKHLTTVESIALQSGLPPEAFDVLLNVALSGKLADTVNTRLLKSLLPASVIPETSVVSSVSWLCVSKCSGNIQLLFLRWLIAVFDFIDHKEQLHALYGFFFSFLQDEKMCPYVCHLLYLLTRKETVKPFRIRRLLDLQAKMGMQSYLQALLSLYKLYCPELVTITLPGKMKTYFKNSEGPWKAGINTVRRRNQENSPVFQPLFLGTAQPQSRKRKWNIQLIIPVSSTNTNNLEEDEKKNRVDLYSMSESFRVEQLQTFSQLLQNIHHLEFPSQMGSVLTNPLLLHYMNCIKDESIYLRLYYWMGQTLQEECTWCAVDNNQGEEEFKDFLETIYKTECFLQEGFSSCEEFLYKSLPLWDGFCCRSQILRLVSWIPLSSFSEIKSHLYDPLAQFFFTSSLYFKCSVIECLKELLQNWLNCHVIHLDSESDSQVHSSNTTHSELLNVVAELIHFVGWISTLALRLENNPTFLLYFILDFYETVCDMYLRYNLPLLIMPPAGVFYPALLSMDSVSLNQLCYVMYRYRTNLVAAKENELSKKETVQFRFSNQTYQEYNQYITAMVGCLWTSSVFQKDIHPQGLRMDDELLKKTAVQEFKNSFNIVYHPAMMGYAVLFLQQAWPDDTTFNFSLIKGKKWNWYLEYLYAHGLKGLKVFIESSINRVSQASHRKAGNVQV; this is encoded by the exons ATGGAGCGAAGACAGAGTTTTAAGACCCAAAAGCAGCCTCTGCAAGTTCACCGTAAAAATCAAACTGATCTCTCTGCATGGCGAAAAGGAGGGAGAATTGACCCTGAAAAAAATGTCCAGAATAATCAATCTCCTAACAATCAGAAAAATGACAGCAAGCAAGGCTCCCTTGAGCAAGCTTTGAGCTACTTTGAGAAAG ttCAAGACAGAGTTTCACTGAAAAAGAACAGTGTTCTGCAGAAACACTTGACTACTGTGGAAAGCATTGCCCTGCAAAGTGGGTTACCCCCTGAAGCATTTGATGTATTGCTAAACGTGGCACTCAGTGGCAAACTTG ctgaTACAGTGAATACTCGCTTACTGAAGAGCCTGCTTCCAGCCTCAGTAATACCAGAAACTTCAGTGGTTTCATCTGTATCTTGGCTCTGTGTCAGCAAATGCTCAGGCAACATCCAG ctgctttttttaagATGGCTGATTGCGGTGTTTGACTTCATTGATCATAAGGAACAACTTCATGCCCTCtatggtttcttcttttccttcctgcaagATGAGAAGATG TGCCCTTACGTCTGCCACTTGCTCTACCTGCTGACCAGGAAAGAAACTG TCAAGCCTTTTCGGATTAGGAGACTGCTTGACCTCCAAGCAAAAATG GGAATGCAGTCTTATCTGCAGGCTCTACTATCACTTTACAAACTCTACTGTCCTGAGCTGGTGACCATAACCCTTCCTGGGAAAATGAAG ACTTACTTCAAGAATTCAGAGGGCCCATGGAAAGCAGGAATCAACACAGTAAGGCGAAGAAACCAGGAAAACTCTCCAGTGTTCCAACCACTGTTTTTAGGCACAGCCCAACCTCAGTCACGAAAAAGG aaatgGAATATCCAGTTGATTATACCTGTGAGCAGTACAAACACAAATAATTTAGAAGAGGATGAGAAAAAGAACCGTGTTGATTTGTACAGTATGAGTGAGTCTTTTCGAGTGGAGCAGCTGCAGACCTTTTCTCAGCTCCTACAAAATATCCACCATCTAGAA TTTCCTTCCCAGATGGGTTCAGTGCTAACAAACCCTTTATTGCTTCACTACATGAATTGCATCAAAGATGAATCTATTTACCTGAGGCTCTACTATTGGATGGGCCAGACTCTTCAGGAAG AATGCACCTGGTGTGCAGTTGATAATAACCAAGGTGAAGAAGAATTCAAGGACTTCCTGGAAACTATCTACAAGACCGAGTGTTTCTTGCAG GAGGGATTTTCTTCATGTGAAGAGTTCTTGTATAAGAGCCTTCCTCTCTGGGATGGCTTCTGCTGCCGATCACAAATCCTCAGACTTGTGAGCTGGATCCCCCTCAGCAGCTTCTCTG aaataaaGTCACATCTCTATGATCCCCTGGCACAGTTCTTCTTCACATCGTCCCTTTACTTTAAG TGCAGTGTTATTGAGTGCCTGAAAGAGCTGTTGCAGAATTGGTTAAATTGTCATGTGATTCATCTGGATTCAGAGTCTGACTCTCAAGTCCATTCTTC GAATACCACCCATTCTGAACTACTGAATGTGGTGGCTGAACTAATCCACTTTGTTGGATGGATCTCTACTCTTGCATTGCGTTTGGAAAACAATCCTACTTTCTTGCTATACTTCATCCTGGATTTCTATGAGACA GTGTGTGACATGTATCTGAGGTACAATCTGCCTTTGTTGATAATGCCTCCTGCTGGAGTTTTCTACCCAGCTCTCCTCAGCATGGATTCTGTCAGCTTGAATCAGCTCTGCTACGTTATGTACAG gtatcGAACCAACTTGGtggctgcaaaagaaaatgagctgAGTAAAAAG GAAACGGTGCAATTCAGGTTCAGTAACCAGACATACCAAGAGTACAACCAGTACATAACAGCTATGGTGGGTTGTCTGTGGACATCCAGTGTGTTCCAGAAGGATATTCACCCTCAAGGTCTTCGTATGGATGACGAACTGCTGAAGAAAACCGCAGTGCAGGAATTCAAAAACAGCTTTAACATTGTCTACCACCCAGCCATGATGGGCTATGCTGTTCTCTTCCTGCAGCAG GCTTGGCCAGATGATACCACCTTCAACTTCAGTTTAATTAAG GGAAAGAAGTGGAACTGGTATCTGGAATATCTCTATGCGCATGGTTTAAAGGGCCTGAAGGTCTTTATTGAAAGCAGCATCAATCGTGTTTCCCAGGCCTCTCACAGAAAAGCAGGGAATGTGCAAGTGTGA
- the TMEM35A gene encoding novel acetylcholine receptor chaperone: MASPRTITIVALSVALGLFFVFMGTIKLTPRLSRDAYNEMKRAYKSYVRALPMLKKMGVSSILLRKSIGALEVVCGIVMTLVPGRPKDVANFLLLLLVLAVLFFHQLVGDPLKRYAHALVFGILLTCRLLIARQPEEQPPEKRILSVNGDEQPLIHEAAPEKGKIKVS, translated from the exons ATGGCATCTCCCAGGACTATCACCATCGTCGCCCTCTCGGTGGCCCTGGGGCTCTTTTTCGTCTTCATGGGGACCATCAAACTGACCCCTCGGCTCAGCAGAGATGCCTACAATGAGATG AAACGAGCATACAAAAGCTACGTGCGGGCCCTCCCCATGCTGAAGAAGATGGGAGTCAGCTCCATCCTTCTCCGCAAGAGCATTGGTGCCCTAGAAGTGGTGTGTGGCATTGTCATGACACTGGTGCCTGGTCGCCCCAAAGACGTGGCCaactttctcctccttctccttgtGCTGGCCGTGCTCTTTTTCCACCAGCTAGTGGGGGATCCACTCAAGCGTTATGCCCATGCACTAGTCTTTGGGATCCTGCTTACCTGTCGTCTGCTGATCGCCCGCCAGCCTGAGGAGCAACCACCAGAAAAGAGGATCCTGTCAGTGAATGGGGATGAGCAGCCACTCATCCATGAAGCAGCTCCTGAGAAAGGCAAAATCAAGGTATCCTAG
- the TRMT2B gene encoding tRNA (uracil-5-)-methyltransferase homolog B, with protein sequence MALSCALRLPHRRLCPSGAHLSSLPGQDHSLLTEKTAAKWNEKKKAQQGCSLPGSSWEERLANAVTPLWRLPYQEQLQVKYQSQRKILQTLASRLEKLGIDAQKPDGLCCPLQPVVPSPIINGYRNKSTFSVNRGPDGNPKTVGLYVGTGRARNIVCVKAKHMENIPPEHKQVAECYEEFIRHSSLDPCILFHEGGHWRELVVRTTSRGHTMAIITFHPQELGQEALATQKALLKEFFVCGPGTVCALTSLYFQESTMTRCSHEQSPFQLLHGEPHIDEEVLGLKFRISPDSFFQVNRGAAEVLYQVVGELSQAGGDTILLDICCGTGTIGLSLAHQVSKIIGIEVVEKAIEDARWNAAFNGISNCEFHSGKAEAVLPQLLLSWEDARPLVAVVNPSRAGLHYRVVRAIRNCKPIRRLLYISCKPEGEAMRNFLELCCPPDPGKKLAGEPFAPTLAIPFDMFPHTVHCELVLLFTR encoded by the exons atGGCTCTGTCCTGCGCGTTGAGGCTACCGCACCGGCGCCTTTGCCCTTCGGGTGCTCACTTGAGCAGCCTGCCCGGTCAGGACCACAGCCTGCTGACAGAGAAGACGGCAGCAAAGTGGAACGAGAAGAAAAAGgcccagcagggctgcagcctgccaggTTCCTCCTGGGAGGAGAG GTTAGCGAATGCGGTGACTCCACTGTGGAGACTTCCCTATCAAGAGCAGCTGCAG GTGAAGTATCAAAGCCAGAGGAAGATTTTGCAGACACTGGCATCTCGTCTTGAGAAGCTGGGCATAGATGCACAGAAACCTGATGGACTCTGCTGTCCTCTCCAGCCTGTAGTCCCTTCA ccCATCATTAATGGCTACCGAAACAAATCTACTTTCTCTGTGAACCGAGGACCAGATGGGAACCCCAAAACCGTGGGGTTGTATGTCGGAACTGGCAGAG CAAGAAATATTGTCTGTGTGAAAGCCAAACACATGGAGAACATACCCCCAGAACACAAACAAGTAGCTGAG TGCTATGAGGAGTTCATCCGTCACTCCTCCCTGGACCCCTGCATCCTCTTTCATGAAGGTGGGCACTGGCGGGAGCTCGTGGTACGCACCACCAGCCGTGGTCACACCATGGCTATCATCACCTTCCACCCCCAGGAGCTGGGCCAG GAGGCACTGGCTACTCAGAAAGCATTGCTTAAGGAGTTCTTTGTGTGTGGAcctggaacagtctgtgccttAACTTCACTATATTTCCAAGAGAG CACCATGACACGCTGctcccatgagcagtccccctTCCAGCTCCTTCATGGAGAGCCACACATCGATGAAGAAGTGCTGGGCCTGAAGTTTCGCATCTCTCCAGACTCCTTTTTCCAAGTAAACAGGGGTGCAGCAGAAGTTCTGTACCAGGTGGTCGGAGAGCTGAGTCAGGCTGGTGGGGACACCATCCTCCTTGACATCTGCTGTGGAACAG GCACAATTGGTCTCTCTCTGGCTCACCAAGTGTCCAAGATTATTGGTATTGAGGTGGTGGAGAAGGCAATAGAAGATGCCAGGTGGAATGCAGCATTCAATG GAATTTCAAACTGTGAGTTTCACAGTGGAAAGGCAGAGGCCGTGTTACCACAACTCCTGTTATCGTGGGAGGATGCCCGACCCCTTGTTGCTGTGGTGAACCCATCTCGGGCTGGGCTCC ATTACAGGGTTGTGCGAGCCATCCGAAACTGCAAGCCTATCCGAAGGCTGCTTTACATCTCCTGCAAGCCAGAAGGTGAAGCCATGAGGAACTTTCTTGA GCTGTGCTGCCCGCCTGACCCAGGGAAGAAGCTGGCAGGAGAGCCATTTGCCCCCACATTGGCTATACCTTTTGACATGTTTCCTCATACTGTTCATTGTGAGCTGGTGCTGCTGTTCACCCGCTAA